In Chaetodon trifascialis isolate fChaTrf1 chromosome 4, fChaTrf1.hap1, whole genome shotgun sequence, one DNA window encodes the following:
- the ankrd24 gene encoding ankyrin repeat domain-containing protein 24 isoform X3, which translates to MKSLKAKFKKNESQDWSKSDDRLLQAVEQNEPDKVSALIVKKGLCPTKLDAEGKSAFHLCASRGRLDCLEVIISQGADLNVTDGSGFSALHLAAKNGQSECLKRLLQERLAVDCTDSIGRTPLHHAAVSGCLSCTETLWDFKANLDVQDGDGATPLILAAQMSRVELCVFLLGRDANANIQDSQGRSALMLACESDSVETVEALLRGGANTQLVDALGHKASDYGVTTGNQCIMQMLQDGAPPASEGTGEEIQGLPPSPQPRSPAPPAQSPEPQPRSPSPSPQPPETQQPAQAEDEEVFEEIRRLRLERGRLLQKIKALEQQQQSALSALEELSRLKQRLEEAEAERDKLLEELKGGHGIGASDSDDMDEMFDFPEKLLSKRSRASPGPDEATCQGAADSLHPSPAPADPGTVAELHKQIEELTSQNSELALKVQMLEMFEKDDTDMQTSSSDFVPIVQYETLRKEFEALQERFSQAQASDEASSVVEEHGDEKSQDGESVEALKEKLQGLEEQFTSSQSELEELREQMRLGVLSVECGEGGTVAAGGGTEGAKEEAQQLRERVTELEEELAKRRGEAGGRSSQDSDTIKQLTEKVEELQAALAQRESTKHDSEKDSEGEETETVKRLHNKVAELEAALAESRASGKEGGAAGDGDQVRRLQERLAELEGELRKCVPRSELEEVQVTLGLQCEQLARERADVARRLNDALLDLERLRPPPHGDDEEEEEEEEHSESSEPSVISDHSRRSLAAVREELEVARQEAAQALDCLCAEREGRAQDALQLKDAVPLSKHKEALSAVSEQLAQTLQELQEEKTLHGQVEEQAATLAARLQAMQDAIPKEEHEKVKAELQRSLQASESSAAAAQEALSEKEMELRELKSQKAAEQGLISKEDHEALRLSLQAEINAVTARFNDLTRKHEKTCTEVFQVQREALFNKSERQVAEAQLATVQQQLAELQAQSSHIQELHKDIQESQGLVKEKDRKITELSKEVFRLKEALGALSPPLGITSSSSSSHHGNPGQQMALQNRIATLSQQLQDWERKHKQVVAIYRSHLLAAVQQGRMDEEVQDLLLQILRMSQHGH; encoded by the exons ATGAAGAGTCTAAAGGCAAAGTTTAAAAAGAATGAG AGTCAGGACTGGAGTAAGAGTGATGATaggctgctgcaggctgtggaGCAGAACGAACCCGACAAAGTCTCGGCTCTCATCGTCAAAAAGGGTCTCTGTCCCACCAAGCTGGATGCTGAGGGCAAGTCGGC GTTCCACCTCTGTGCGTCCCGAGGCCGGCTAGACTGCCTGGAGGTCATCATCTCTCAAGGAGCAGACCTCAATGTCACTGATGGTTCTG GCTTCAGCGCCCTCCACCTAGCAGCCAAAAATGGTCAATCAGAGTGTTTAAAGAGACTCTTACAG GAGAGATTAGCTGTAGATTGCACCGACAGCATTGGTAGAACACCACTTCATCATGCAG CGGTCAGTGGCTGCCTGTCCTGCACCGAGACCCTGTGGGACTTTAAAGCCAATCTGGATGTCCAGGATGGG gaCGGGGCCACCCCTTTGATTTTAGCCGCCCAGATGAGCAGAGTGgagctgtgtgtctttctgttggGTCGAgatgcaaatgcaaacatacaaGACAGCCAAGGAAG GTCTGCATTGATGCTGGCGTGTGAGAGTGACAGCGTCGAGACCGTAGAAGCTCTACTGAGAGGGGGGGCCAACACACAGCTGGTCGATGCCCTTGGACACAAAGCCAGCGACTACGGCGTAACCACAGGCAACCAGTGCATCATGCAGATGTTGCAGGATGGAGCACCTCCAG CTTCTGAGGGCACAGGCGAGGAG ATCCAGGGTTTGCCACCCTCTCCACAGCCCCGGAGTCCTGCACCACCTGCACAGTCCCCTGAGCCCCAGCCCCGGTCTCCGTCTCCTTCTCCCCAGCCTCCAGAAACGCAGCAACCCGCCCAG gcagaggatgaggaggtgttTGAGGAGATTCGACGGCTGCGTCTGGAGAGAGGCCGTCTGCTGCAGAAGATCAAAGCCttggagcagcagcaacagagtGCCCTCTCTGCCTTGGAGGAG TTGTCCCGGCTTAAGCAGCGTCTAGAGgaggcagaagcagagagagacaagcTGCTTGAGGAGCTGAAGGGAGGTCATGGCATTGGGGCCAGTGACTCTGACGACATGGATGAAATGTTTGACTTCCCAG AGAAGCTGCTCTCCAAGCGCTCCAGAGCCTCCCCTGGTCCGGATGAGGCCACTTGTCAAGGGGCAGCAGACTCACTCCACCCCTCTCCTGCCCCTGCAGACCCAGGAACTGTTGCTgagctgcacaaacaaataGAGGAACTTACCTCACAAAACTCTGAACTAGCTCTCAAAGTGCAG ATGCTGGAGATGTTTGAGAAGGATGATACAGACATGCAGACCTCCAGCTCGGACTTTGTCCCCATAGTTCAGTATGAGACCCTGAGGAAGGAGTTTGAAGCCCTTCAGGAGCGCTTCTCTCAGGCCCAGGCTTCAGACGAGGCCTCCAGCGTGGTCGAGGAACA TGGCGATGAGAAGTCTCAGGATGGAGAGAGTGTGGAGGCTCTGAAGGAGAAGCTGCAAGGGCTGGAGGAGCAGTTTACCTCCTCCcagtctgagctggaggagctgcggGAGCAGATGCGCCTTGGGGTGCTTTCTGTGGAGTGTGGTGAAGGGGGTACTGTCGCGGCAGGTGGTGGGACTGAGGGTGCAAAAGAAGAGgcacagcagctgagagagagggTGACGGAGCTAGAGGAGGAGCTAGCTAAGAGACGGGGCGAGGCGGGGGGTCGGAGCAGCCAGGACAGTGACACaatcaaacagctgacagagaaaGTAGAGGAGCTCCAAGCTGCCCTGGCCCAGAGAGAGTCTACAAAACATGATAGCGAGAAAGACAGCGAAGGAGAAGAGACGGAAACAGTGAAGCGCCTCCACAACAAAGTGGCTGAGTTGGAGGCAGCCCTGGCCGAGAGCAGGGCAtcagggaaagagggaggagcgGCAGGAGATGGAGATCAAGTCCGTCGTCTCCAGGAGCGTTTAGCAGAGCTAGAGGGGGAGCTGAGAAAGTGTGTGCCCCGCTCAGAGTTGGAGGAGGTGCAGGTCACTCTGGGGCTCCAGTGTGAACAGCTGGCCAGGGAGAGGGCGGACGTGGCTAGAAGGCTCAACGATGCCCTCCTGGATCTGGAGAGACTCAGGCCTCCTCCACATGGAgatgacgaagaggaggaagaggaggaggagcactCAGAGAGCTCGGAGCCCTCAGTCATATCAG ATCACTCCAGACGCTCCCTGGCAGCAGTGAGAGAAGAACTGGAGGTGGCGAGGCAGGAAGCAGCCCAGGCCCTGGACTGTCTGTGCGCTGAGCGGGAGGGCCGGGCACAGGACGCCCTGCAGCTGAAAGACGCTGTGCCGCTCTCAAAACATAAGGAGGCACTGTCTGCAGTGTCAGAGCAGCTCGCTCAGACACTGCAGGAGCTCCAGGAAGAGAAAACCCTTCATGGTCAGGTTGAGGAGCAGGCCGCCACGCTAGCGGCCAGACTGCAGGCCATGCAGGATGCCATACCCAAAGAGGAACATGAGAAAGTGAAG GCAGAGCTCCAGCGCTCCCTGCAGGCCAgtgagagcagtgcagcagcagctcaggaggcTCTGAGTGAGAAGGAGATGGAGCTGAGAGAGCTGAAGTCCCAGAAGGCTGCAGAACAGGGTCTGATCTCCAAGGAGGACCACGAGGCCCTACGgctctctctgcaggctgagaTCAACGCCGTCACGGCCCGTTTTAACGATCTGACTCGCAAGCACGAGAAGACCTgcactgag GTGTTCCAGGTGCAGAGGGAGGCTCTCTTTAACAAGAGTGAGCGGCAGGTTGCAGAGGCCCAGCTGGCCacggtgcagcagcagctggccgAATTACAGGCCCAATCCAGCCACATCCAGGAGCTCCACAAGGACATCCAGGAATCCCAGGGCCTGGTCAAGGAGAAAGACCGTAAG ATAACAGAGCTGTCCAAGGAGGTGTTTCGGCTAAAGGAAGCTCTGGGAGCTCTGTCACCTCCTCTGGGcatcacatcctcctcctcatctagCCATCATGGTAACCCTGGGCAGCAAATGGCACTGCAGAACAGGATCGCCACACTCTctcagcagctccag GACTGGGAGAGAAAGCACAAACAGGTGGTGGCTATATACCGCTCCCATTTACTGGCAGCTGTACAG CAGGGCCGAATGGATGAAGAGGTGCAGGACCTGCTGCTCCAGATCCTGAGGATGTCACAGCATGGACACTGA
- the ankrd24 gene encoding ankyrin repeat domain-containing protein 24 isoform X2 yields MDPQQPVFSLMKQLCCFSLLPLPSQDWSKSDDRLLQAVEQNEPDKVSALIVKKGLCPTKLDAEGKSAFHLCASRGRLDCLEVIISQGADLNVTDGSGFSALHLAAKNGQSECLKRLLQERLAVDCTDSIGRTPLHHAAVSGCLSCTETLWDFKANLDVQDGDGATPLILAAQMSRVELCVFLLGRDANANIQDSQGRSALMLACESDSVETVEALLRGGANTQLVDALGHKASDYGVTTGNQCIMQMLQDGAPPASEGTGEEIQGLPPSPQPRSPAPPAQSPEPQPRSPSPSPQPPETQQPAQAEDEEVFEEIRRLRLERGRLLQKIKALEQQQQSALSALEELSRLKQRLEEAEAERDKLLEELKGGHGIGASDSDDMDEMFDFPEKLLSKRSRASPGPDEATCQGAADSLHPSPAPADPGTVAELHKQIEELTSQNSELALKVQMLEMFEKDDTDMQTSSSDFVPIVQYETLRKEFEALQERFSQAQASDEASSVVEEHGDEKSQDGESVEALKEKLQGLEEQFTSSQSELEELREQMRLGVLSVECGEGGTVAAGGGTEGAKEEAQQLRERVTELEEELAKRRGEAGGRSSQDSDTIKQLTEKVEELQAALAQRESTKHDSEKDSEGEETETVKRLHNKVAELEAALAESRASGKEGGAAGDGDQVRRLQERLAELEGELRKCVPRSELEEVQVTLGLQCEQLARERADVARRLNDALLDLERLRPPPHGDDEEEEEEEEHSESSEPSVISDHSRRSLAAVREELEVARQEAAQALDCLCAEREGRAQDALQLKDAVPLSKHKEALSAVSEQLAQTLQELQEEKTLHGQVEEQAATLAARLQAMQDAIPKEEHEKVKAELQRSLQASESSAAAAQEALSEKEMELRELKSQKAAEQGLISKEDHEALRLSLQAEINAVTARFNDLTRKHEKTCTEVFQVQREALFNKSERQVAEAQLATVQQQLAELQAQSSHIQELHKDIQESQGLVKEKDRKITELSKEVFRLKEALGALSPPLGITSSSSSSHHGNPGQQMALQNRIATLSQQLQDWERKHKQVVAIYRSHLLAAVQGRMDEEVQDLLLQILRMSQHGH; encoded by the exons ATGGATCCTCAGCAGCCTGTTTTTAGCCTGATGAAGCAGCTGTGTTGTTTCAGCCTGCTGCCGCTGCCA AGTCAGGACTGGAGTAAGAGTGATGATaggctgctgcaggctgtggaGCAGAACGAACCCGACAAAGTCTCGGCTCTCATCGTCAAAAAGGGTCTCTGTCCCACCAAGCTGGATGCTGAGGGCAAGTCGGC GTTCCACCTCTGTGCGTCCCGAGGCCGGCTAGACTGCCTGGAGGTCATCATCTCTCAAGGAGCAGACCTCAATGTCACTGATGGTTCTG GCTTCAGCGCCCTCCACCTAGCAGCCAAAAATGGTCAATCAGAGTGTTTAAAGAGACTCTTACAG GAGAGATTAGCTGTAGATTGCACCGACAGCATTGGTAGAACACCACTTCATCATGCAG CGGTCAGTGGCTGCCTGTCCTGCACCGAGACCCTGTGGGACTTTAAAGCCAATCTGGATGTCCAGGATGGG gaCGGGGCCACCCCTTTGATTTTAGCCGCCCAGATGAGCAGAGTGgagctgtgtgtctttctgttggGTCGAgatgcaaatgcaaacatacaaGACAGCCAAGGAAG GTCTGCATTGATGCTGGCGTGTGAGAGTGACAGCGTCGAGACCGTAGAAGCTCTACTGAGAGGGGGGGCCAACACACAGCTGGTCGATGCCCTTGGACACAAAGCCAGCGACTACGGCGTAACCACAGGCAACCAGTGCATCATGCAGATGTTGCAGGATGGAGCACCTCCAG CTTCTGAGGGCACAGGCGAGGAG ATCCAGGGTTTGCCACCCTCTCCACAGCCCCGGAGTCCTGCACCACCTGCACAGTCCCCTGAGCCCCAGCCCCGGTCTCCGTCTCCTTCTCCCCAGCCTCCAGAAACGCAGCAACCCGCCCAG gcagaggatgaggaggtgttTGAGGAGATTCGACGGCTGCGTCTGGAGAGAGGCCGTCTGCTGCAGAAGATCAAAGCCttggagcagcagcaacagagtGCCCTCTCTGCCTTGGAGGAG TTGTCCCGGCTTAAGCAGCGTCTAGAGgaggcagaagcagagagagacaagcTGCTTGAGGAGCTGAAGGGAGGTCATGGCATTGGGGCCAGTGACTCTGACGACATGGATGAAATGTTTGACTTCCCAG AGAAGCTGCTCTCCAAGCGCTCCAGAGCCTCCCCTGGTCCGGATGAGGCCACTTGTCAAGGGGCAGCAGACTCACTCCACCCCTCTCCTGCCCCTGCAGACCCAGGAACTGTTGCTgagctgcacaaacaaataGAGGAACTTACCTCACAAAACTCTGAACTAGCTCTCAAAGTGCAG ATGCTGGAGATGTTTGAGAAGGATGATACAGACATGCAGACCTCCAGCTCGGACTTTGTCCCCATAGTTCAGTATGAGACCCTGAGGAAGGAGTTTGAAGCCCTTCAGGAGCGCTTCTCTCAGGCCCAGGCTTCAGACGAGGCCTCCAGCGTGGTCGAGGAACA TGGCGATGAGAAGTCTCAGGATGGAGAGAGTGTGGAGGCTCTGAAGGAGAAGCTGCAAGGGCTGGAGGAGCAGTTTACCTCCTCCcagtctgagctggaggagctgcggGAGCAGATGCGCCTTGGGGTGCTTTCTGTGGAGTGTGGTGAAGGGGGTACTGTCGCGGCAGGTGGTGGGACTGAGGGTGCAAAAGAAGAGgcacagcagctgagagagagggTGACGGAGCTAGAGGAGGAGCTAGCTAAGAGACGGGGCGAGGCGGGGGGTCGGAGCAGCCAGGACAGTGACACaatcaaacagctgacagagaaaGTAGAGGAGCTCCAAGCTGCCCTGGCCCAGAGAGAGTCTACAAAACATGATAGCGAGAAAGACAGCGAAGGAGAAGAGACGGAAACAGTGAAGCGCCTCCACAACAAAGTGGCTGAGTTGGAGGCAGCCCTGGCCGAGAGCAGGGCAtcagggaaagagggaggagcgGCAGGAGATGGAGATCAAGTCCGTCGTCTCCAGGAGCGTTTAGCAGAGCTAGAGGGGGAGCTGAGAAAGTGTGTGCCCCGCTCAGAGTTGGAGGAGGTGCAGGTCACTCTGGGGCTCCAGTGTGAACAGCTGGCCAGGGAGAGGGCGGACGTGGCTAGAAGGCTCAACGATGCCCTCCTGGATCTGGAGAGACTCAGGCCTCCTCCACATGGAgatgacgaagaggaggaagaggaggaggagcactCAGAGAGCTCGGAGCCCTCAGTCATATCAG ATCACTCCAGACGCTCCCTGGCAGCAGTGAGAGAAGAACTGGAGGTGGCGAGGCAGGAAGCAGCCCAGGCCCTGGACTGTCTGTGCGCTGAGCGGGAGGGCCGGGCACAGGACGCCCTGCAGCTGAAAGACGCTGTGCCGCTCTCAAAACATAAGGAGGCACTGTCTGCAGTGTCAGAGCAGCTCGCTCAGACACTGCAGGAGCTCCAGGAAGAGAAAACCCTTCATGGTCAGGTTGAGGAGCAGGCCGCCACGCTAGCGGCCAGACTGCAGGCCATGCAGGATGCCATACCCAAAGAGGAACATGAGAAAGTGAAG GCAGAGCTCCAGCGCTCCCTGCAGGCCAgtgagagcagtgcagcagcagctcaggaggcTCTGAGTGAGAAGGAGATGGAGCTGAGAGAGCTGAAGTCCCAGAAGGCTGCAGAACAGGGTCTGATCTCCAAGGAGGACCACGAGGCCCTACGgctctctctgcaggctgagaTCAACGCCGTCACGGCCCGTTTTAACGATCTGACTCGCAAGCACGAGAAGACCTgcactgag GTGTTCCAGGTGCAGAGGGAGGCTCTCTTTAACAAGAGTGAGCGGCAGGTTGCAGAGGCCCAGCTGGCCacggtgcagcagcagctggccgAATTACAGGCCCAATCCAGCCACATCCAGGAGCTCCACAAGGACATCCAGGAATCCCAGGGCCTGGTCAAGGAGAAAGACCGTAAG ATAACAGAGCTGTCCAAGGAGGTGTTTCGGCTAAAGGAAGCTCTGGGAGCTCTGTCACCTCCTCTGGGcatcacatcctcctcctcatctagCCATCATGGTAACCCTGGGCAGCAAATGGCACTGCAGAACAGGATCGCCACACTCTctcagcagctccag GACTGGGAGAGAAAGCACAAACAGGTGGTGGCTATATACCGCTCCCATTTACTGGCAGCTGTACAG GGCCGAATGGATGAAGAGGTGCAGGACCTGCTGCTCCAGATCCTGAGGATGTCACAGCATGGACACTGA
- the ankrd24 gene encoding ankyrin repeat domain-containing protein 24 isoform X4, which yields MKSLKAKFKKNESQDWSKSDDRLLQAVEQNEPDKVSALIVKKGLCPTKLDAEGKSAFHLCASRGRLDCLEVIISQGADLNVTDGSGFSALHLAAKNGQSECLKRLLQERLAVDCTDSIGRTPLHHAAVSGCLSCTETLWDFKANLDVQDGDGATPLILAAQMSRVELCVFLLGRDANANIQDSQGRSALMLACESDSVETVEALLRGGANTQLVDALGHKASDYGVTTGNQCIMQMLQDGAPPASEGTGEEIQGLPPSPQPRSPAPPAQSPEPQPRSPSPSPQPPETQQPAQAEDEEVFEEIRRLRLERGRLLQKIKALEQQQQSALSALEELSRLKQRLEEAEAERDKLLEELKGGHGIGASDSDDMDEMFDFPEKLLSKRSRASPGPDEATCQGAADSLHPSPAPADPGTVAELHKQIEELTSQNSELALKVQMLEMFEKDDTDMQTSSSDFVPIVQYETLRKEFEALQERFSQAQASDEASSVVEEHGDEKSQDGESVEALKEKLQGLEEQFTSSQSELEELREQMRLGVLSVECGEGGTVAAGGGTEGAKEEAQQLRERVTELEEELAKRRGEAGGRSSQDSDTIKQLTEKVEELQAALAQRESTKHDSEKDSEGEETETVKRLHNKVAELEAALAESRASGKEGGAAGDGDQVRRLQERLAELEGELRKCVPRSELEEVQVTLGLQCEQLARERADVARRLNDALLDLERLRPPPHGDDEEEEEEEEHSESSEPSVISDHSRRSLAAVREELEVARQEAAQALDCLCAEREGRAQDALQLKDAVPLSKHKEALSAVSEQLAQTLQELQEEKTLHGQVEEQAATLAARLQAMQDAIPKEEHEKVKAELQRSLQASESSAAAAQEALSEKEMELRELKSQKAAEQGLISKEDHEALRLSLQAEINAVTARFNDLTRKHEKTCTEVFQVQREALFNKSERQVAEAQLATVQQQLAELQAQSSHIQELHKDIQESQGLVKEKDRKITELSKEVFRLKEALGALSPPLGITSSSSSSHHGNPGQQMALQNRIATLSQQLQDWERKHKQVVAIYRSHLLAAVQGRMDEEVQDLLLQILRMSQHGH from the exons ATGAAGAGTCTAAAGGCAAAGTTTAAAAAGAATGAG AGTCAGGACTGGAGTAAGAGTGATGATaggctgctgcaggctgtggaGCAGAACGAACCCGACAAAGTCTCGGCTCTCATCGTCAAAAAGGGTCTCTGTCCCACCAAGCTGGATGCTGAGGGCAAGTCGGC GTTCCACCTCTGTGCGTCCCGAGGCCGGCTAGACTGCCTGGAGGTCATCATCTCTCAAGGAGCAGACCTCAATGTCACTGATGGTTCTG GCTTCAGCGCCCTCCACCTAGCAGCCAAAAATGGTCAATCAGAGTGTTTAAAGAGACTCTTACAG GAGAGATTAGCTGTAGATTGCACCGACAGCATTGGTAGAACACCACTTCATCATGCAG CGGTCAGTGGCTGCCTGTCCTGCACCGAGACCCTGTGGGACTTTAAAGCCAATCTGGATGTCCAGGATGGG gaCGGGGCCACCCCTTTGATTTTAGCCGCCCAGATGAGCAGAGTGgagctgtgtgtctttctgttggGTCGAgatgcaaatgcaaacatacaaGACAGCCAAGGAAG GTCTGCATTGATGCTGGCGTGTGAGAGTGACAGCGTCGAGACCGTAGAAGCTCTACTGAGAGGGGGGGCCAACACACAGCTGGTCGATGCCCTTGGACACAAAGCCAGCGACTACGGCGTAACCACAGGCAACCAGTGCATCATGCAGATGTTGCAGGATGGAGCACCTCCAG CTTCTGAGGGCACAGGCGAGGAG ATCCAGGGTTTGCCACCCTCTCCACAGCCCCGGAGTCCTGCACCACCTGCACAGTCCCCTGAGCCCCAGCCCCGGTCTCCGTCTCCTTCTCCCCAGCCTCCAGAAACGCAGCAACCCGCCCAG gcagaggatgaggaggtgttTGAGGAGATTCGACGGCTGCGTCTGGAGAGAGGCCGTCTGCTGCAGAAGATCAAAGCCttggagcagcagcaacagagtGCCCTCTCTGCCTTGGAGGAG TTGTCCCGGCTTAAGCAGCGTCTAGAGgaggcagaagcagagagagacaagcTGCTTGAGGAGCTGAAGGGAGGTCATGGCATTGGGGCCAGTGACTCTGACGACATGGATGAAATGTTTGACTTCCCAG AGAAGCTGCTCTCCAAGCGCTCCAGAGCCTCCCCTGGTCCGGATGAGGCCACTTGTCAAGGGGCAGCAGACTCACTCCACCCCTCTCCTGCCCCTGCAGACCCAGGAACTGTTGCTgagctgcacaaacaaataGAGGAACTTACCTCACAAAACTCTGAACTAGCTCTCAAAGTGCAG ATGCTGGAGATGTTTGAGAAGGATGATACAGACATGCAGACCTCCAGCTCGGACTTTGTCCCCATAGTTCAGTATGAGACCCTGAGGAAGGAGTTTGAAGCCCTTCAGGAGCGCTTCTCTCAGGCCCAGGCTTCAGACGAGGCCTCCAGCGTGGTCGAGGAACA TGGCGATGAGAAGTCTCAGGATGGAGAGAGTGTGGAGGCTCTGAAGGAGAAGCTGCAAGGGCTGGAGGAGCAGTTTACCTCCTCCcagtctgagctggaggagctgcggGAGCAGATGCGCCTTGGGGTGCTTTCTGTGGAGTGTGGTGAAGGGGGTACTGTCGCGGCAGGTGGTGGGACTGAGGGTGCAAAAGAAGAGgcacagcagctgagagagagggTGACGGAGCTAGAGGAGGAGCTAGCTAAGAGACGGGGCGAGGCGGGGGGTCGGAGCAGCCAGGACAGTGACACaatcaaacagctgacagagaaaGTAGAGGAGCTCCAAGCTGCCCTGGCCCAGAGAGAGTCTACAAAACATGATAGCGAGAAAGACAGCGAAGGAGAAGAGACGGAAACAGTGAAGCGCCTCCACAACAAAGTGGCTGAGTTGGAGGCAGCCCTGGCCGAGAGCAGGGCAtcagggaaagagggaggagcgGCAGGAGATGGAGATCAAGTCCGTCGTCTCCAGGAGCGTTTAGCAGAGCTAGAGGGGGAGCTGAGAAAGTGTGTGCCCCGCTCAGAGTTGGAGGAGGTGCAGGTCACTCTGGGGCTCCAGTGTGAACAGCTGGCCAGGGAGAGGGCGGACGTGGCTAGAAGGCTCAACGATGCCCTCCTGGATCTGGAGAGACTCAGGCCTCCTCCACATGGAgatgacgaagaggaggaagaggaggaggagcactCAGAGAGCTCGGAGCCCTCAGTCATATCAG ATCACTCCAGACGCTCCCTGGCAGCAGTGAGAGAAGAACTGGAGGTGGCGAGGCAGGAAGCAGCCCAGGCCCTGGACTGTCTGTGCGCTGAGCGGGAGGGCCGGGCACAGGACGCCCTGCAGCTGAAAGACGCTGTGCCGCTCTCAAAACATAAGGAGGCACTGTCTGCAGTGTCAGAGCAGCTCGCTCAGACACTGCAGGAGCTCCAGGAAGAGAAAACCCTTCATGGTCAGGTTGAGGAGCAGGCCGCCACGCTAGCGGCCAGACTGCAGGCCATGCAGGATGCCATACCCAAAGAGGAACATGAGAAAGTGAAG GCAGAGCTCCAGCGCTCCCTGCAGGCCAgtgagagcagtgcagcagcagctcaggaggcTCTGAGTGAGAAGGAGATGGAGCTGAGAGAGCTGAAGTCCCAGAAGGCTGCAGAACAGGGTCTGATCTCCAAGGAGGACCACGAGGCCCTACGgctctctctgcaggctgagaTCAACGCCGTCACGGCCCGTTTTAACGATCTGACTCGCAAGCACGAGAAGACCTgcactgag GTGTTCCAGGTGCAGAGGGAGGCTCTCTTTAACAAGAGTGAGCGGCAGGTTGCAGAGGCCCAGCTGGCCacggtgcagcagcagctggccgAATTACAGGCCCAATCCAGCCACATCCAGGAGCTCCACAAGGACATCCAGGAATCCCAGGGCCTGGTCAAGGAGAAAGACCGTAAG ATAACAGAGCTGTCCAAGGAGGTGTTTCGGCTAAAGGAAGCTCTGGGAGCTCTGTCACCTCCTCTGGGcatcacatcctcctcctcatctagCCATCATGGTAACCCTGGGCAGCAAATGGCACTGCAGAACAGGATCGCCACACTCTctcagcagctccag GACTGGGAGAGAAAGCACAAACAGGTGGTGGCTATATACCGCTCCCATTTACTGGCAGCTGTACAG GGCCGAATGGATGAAGAGGTGCAGGACCTGCTGCTCCAGATCCTGAGGATGTCACAGCATGGACACTGA